Proteins encoded by one window of Elaeis guineensis isolate ETL-2024a chromosome 12, EG11, whole genome shotgun sequence:
- the LOC105055531 gene encoding peroxidase 51-like: protein MVGHGWAQVGGRRWDVLKGRRDGLISKADRVAGNLPQANHTITQLISLFTSKGLTVKDLVALSGGHTIGFSHCKEFMARLYSYNKTFDTNPTMAHDMAIHPRVPCPQAGFDPTIVAANDATTPTIFDNAYYQNLKKGQGLLATDQGLYGDMRTRGYIEMMAKDQQIFFDAFAASMVKLGSIGVNSGKDGEVRLDCSALHGWFHLQRCSCWP, encoded by the coding sequence ATGGTGGGTCATGGGTGGGCCCAGGTTGGTGGGCGAAGATGGGACGTGCTCAAAGGGCGCAGAGATGGGCTTATCTCCAAGGCCGACAGGGTAGCAGGAAACCTCCCTCAAGCCAACCACACCATCACTCAGCTCATCTCACTCTTCACTTCCAAAGGCTTGACAGTAAAAGACCTGGTGGCCTTATCCGGAGGACATACCATTGGCTTCTCCCACTGCAAAGAGTTCATGGCCAGGCTCTACTCCTACAACAAGACATTCGACACCAACCCCACCATGGCCCATGACATGGCCATCCACCCGAGGGTCCCCTGCCCTCAGGCCGGCTTCGACCCGACAATTGTCGCAGCCAATGATGCAACCACTCCCACCATCTTTGACAATGCCTACTACCAGAATCTCAAGAAAGGTCAAGGGCTGCTCGCGACCGATCAGGGACTCTATGGGGACATGAGGACTCGAGGCTACATCGAGATGATGGCGAAGGATCAACAGATATTCTTCGATGCCTTTGCCGCATCCATGGTCAAGTTGGGGAGCATTGGGGTGAATTCAGGTAAAGATGGTGAGGTCCGACTTGACTGCAGTGCATTGCATGGTTGGTTCCATCTCCAGAGGTGTTCCTGTTGGCCATAA